The genomic stretch GTCGTGCCGCCGGGAGTTTGGAGACCGCGGCTGGGCTTGTCCCACCGGGGTCTGGCTGGGGTACTGAGCGCCGTCGAGCCCCGCATCGATGATGCGGGGCTTGGTCTGCAAGTGAGAAACATCCAAAGAAGAAGTGGAAAGATACAAAGGACACATGGAAAGCCGGGCGGTTCTTTTCAGGTTGGGACGAGAAAGCGGTGACTTGCCGTCGGACAGACCGCGCTGGACGCGGATTCGACGTACATACCGCACGGCCTGGAGGAACTGCGGCCGCGCAGCGTGATCTTCAAGGGTTTTCATACGGGAGGGGAACCGTGAAATACATTTCGACCGTTGTCATCGTTTTAGCTCTCATGGGACTGGGAGCCATCATATATGCCTGGTCGGGCGCCTACAACATCGCTGCGACGGAGCCTCATTGGGACATGACGGCATCCTTTATCGAACTCCTGCGGGATCGCTCCATAGCTGTGCATAGCAGCGATATCCAGGCCCCGAATCTGGATGATCCAAAGCTCAAGGAAGTCGGAGTTCTTCACTACCACGAGATGTGCCGTCTTTGCCATGGAGCCCCGGGATACCGGCGTGAGGAGTTTGCGGAAGGTCTCTATCCTTCGCCGCCGAGCATGACCTCCGGAAGCCTTCAGAGTGAGCTCGGCAAGGCTGAAATCTACTGGATCGTCCGTCACGGCGTCAAACTGACGGGTATGCCCGCTTTCGGGCCAACCCACACGGAGGAGCAATTGTGGGGCCTCGTGGCCTTCGTAGAAGACGTACCCCGGACAGCCCCCGAACAATACCGGCAAATGGTCATGAAGGAAGGCGGGATGGGGCCGGGACACGGACACGGGGAGACGAGCGAAGAAGAAACTCAGGTTCACGGTCACTCTGAACCGTCAGATCATGGGAAAGCGGAAGAACAGCGTCAATAGAACAGCCGACCGTGCAAGCAGTAATCGGTGCTGCAAGACACGTGTGTCCGGCGAAGTCCGGACGTCGATCGAGAGAAAGCCCTGGCTGGGCGGACGAGGGCCAATACCGGCCGACCGAGGCATAAACAACTTCGTTGCGATTTCCACAAAGTGGCTGACAAGGTCGTTCATCGGAAACGCATGGGGAGAGCAAAATGAACGGCTCCAAGGAAATCACCCGACGCAATTTTATGAAGACCACCGGAGCGGGACTTTTCCTGACAGGTCTATACTGTACCCTGCCCATGCCGGCATGGGCGCTTACAACCAGTCCAGGAATCGAACAGAGGACCCCCAAAAGCCGATACGATTTTACCATCGGTTATTCGCCCGTACAAATAGACGGTCGTGAGGGCACGGCGACCGCCATAAACGGTACGGTTCCGGGCCCCCTCCTGCACCTCCGGGAGGGCGGCGACGTCACTCTCAATGTGACCAGCCGGCTAATGGATACGGAACACGCTTCCATCCACTGGCACGGAATCCTGGTGCCGTTTCGGATGGATGGCGTTCCGGGGGTGAACTTTAACGGCATCCAGCCGGGCGAGACTTACGAGTATCGCTATCGGGTCAAACAGGCCGGTACGTATTGGTACCATAGTCACTCCCGTTTTCAGGAGCAGACCGGGGCTTACGGGCCTTTGATCATCGAGCCGAAAAACGGAGAACCGTTCGACTACGACCGGGACTATCCGGTGGTGCTGTCCGACTGGTCCTTCGAGGACCCGGAGACCATTTTCCGACACATCAACCTGATGGGGCACTATTACAATTTCCAGCGGCGCACTATATGGGACTTTTTCGAAGATGTGGGTGAGCGCGGCTTTGCAGATCCGATCTCCGAACGCATGGCCTGGGGCAAGATGAGGATGAGCCCGGTCGATTTGGCCGACGTGACGGCTTACACCTATACGTATCTCATGAACGGCCATTCACCGGACATGAACTGGACGGCGATTTTCAATCCGGGGGAGACCGTCCGGCTCCGTTTCATCAACGCCTCCGCCACGACCAACTACGACGTGCGAATCCCCGGCTTGGACATGGAGGTGGTCATGGCCGACGGAAAGGCAGTGCGCCCTGTGTCCGTTCATGAGTTTCGTATCGGAGTGGCCGAAACGTACGATGTGCTGGTACGGCCCATGAAGGACCAGGCTTTCACCATATTTGCCGAATCCCTGGATCGAAGCGGCTATGGCCGGGGAACCCTGGCCCCCGAACCGGGAATGAAAGCCCCTGTGCCCGCACTGCGTCCCCGCCCGGTACGACGCCTCGAGGATATCGGGATGGGCGGGATGCTTCACGGCAATATGAAGGATATGAGCCACAGCCAAATGGACCACGGAAGTAAAGCTTCGCTAGACGATCCGAGAATCCCCGGGCCCAACGGACCTACGCCTTTCAAACCGGAGAAGTCGCGCTCGAACGTGGAAATGGTGATCACGAATCCGACATACCGGCTGGATGAGCCGGGCATCGGTCTCGG from Deltaproteobacteria bacterium encodes the following:
- a CDS encoding cytochrome c, with product MKYISTVVIVLALMGLGAIIYAWSGAYNIAATEPHWDMTASFIELLRDRSIAVHSSDIQAPNLDDPKLKEVGVLHYHEMCRLCHGAPGYRREEFAEGLYPSPPSMTSGSLQSELGKAEIYWIVRHGVKLTGMPAFGPTHTEEQLWGLVAFVEDVPRTAPEQYRQMVMKEGGMGPGHGHGETSEEETQVHGHSEPSDHGKAEEQRQ
- a CDS encoding copper resistance system multicopper oxidase, translating into MNGSKEITRRNFMKTTGAGLFLTGLYCTLPMPAWALTTSPGIEQRTPKSRYDFTIGYSPVQIDGREGTATAINGTVPGPLLHLREGGDVTLNVTSRLMDTEHASIHWHGILVPFRMDGVPGVNFNGIQPGETYEYRYRVKQAGTYWYHSHSRFQEQTGAYGPLIIEPKNGEPFDYDRDYPVVLSDWSFEDPETIFRHINLMGHYYNFQRRTIWDFFEDVGERGFADPISERMAWGKMRMSPVDLADVTAYTYTYLMNGHSPDMNWTAIFNPGETVRLRFINASATTNYDVRIPGLDMEVVMADGKAVRPVSVHEFRIGVAETYDVLVRPMKDQAFTIFAESLDRSGYGRGTLAPEPGMKAPVPALRPRPVRRLEDIGMGGMLHGNMKDMSHSQMDHGSKASLDDPRIPGPNGPTPFKPEKSRSNVEMVITNPTYRLDEPGIGLGKDGWRVLTYDDLVSIEPQPYSATVDREMTINITANMERYMFSFDGKKFTQHPCPYLFRHNERLRLFLVNHTMMEHPIHLHGMWMQLENGADKLPFKHTILTKPGEVLSVLITPIEKGDWAFHCHLLYHMEAGMFQVVRVA